One Desmodus rotundus isolate HL8 chromosome 4, HLdesRot8A.1, whole genome shotgun sequence DNA segment encodes these proteins:
- the LOC128780753 gene encoding olfactory receptor 52H1-like, with protein MYNLSCYNPSSFILVGIPGLEKFHIWIGIPFCVIYVVAIVGNCILLYLIAVEHSLHEPMFFFLSMLATTDLVLSIATVPKLLSNLWLGSQEITFSGCLTQMFFLHFSFVVDSAILLVMAFDLYVAICFPLRYTVILTPQVIIKLVVSIVARSFSVILPDVFLLKRLPFCRTRIIPHTYCIW; from the coding sequence ATGTATAACCTGAGCTGTTACAACCCCAGTTCCTTTATCCTTGTGGGAATACCTGGCCTGGAGAAATTCCACATATGGATTGGGATTCCCTTTTGTGTCATCTATGTTGTGGCTATTGTGGGCAATTGCATCCTCCTCTACCTCATTGCAGTTGAGCACAGCCTCCATGAACCCATGTTCTTCTTCCTGTCGATGCTGGCTACCACAGACCTTGTCTTGTCCATTGCCACAGTGCCCAAACTGCTCAGTAACCTCTGGCTTGGCTCCCAGGAAATAACCTTCTCTGGTTGTCTCACCCAGATGTTCTTCCTCCACTTCAGCTTTGTGGTGGACTCAGCCATTCTGCTGGTCATGGCATTTGATCTCTATGTGGCCATCTGCTTCCCTTTGAGATACACCGTCATCCTGACTCCGCAGGTGATCATCAAGCTTGTCGTGAGCATTGTTGCGAGGAGCTTCTCTGTTATCCTGCCAGATGTTTTTCTGCTGAAACGCTTACCCTTCTGCAGGACACGTATCATCCCACACACATACTGCATTTGGTGA